The following proteins are co-located in the Colletotrichum lupini chromosome 4, complete sequence genome:
- a CDS encoding N-acetyl-gamma-glutamyl-phosphate reductase: protein MLSATSAVFRAGARRAVPRVARRQNIAATRVNNPFQRLNAIRALSSTSSQSEQANRDRTRAIIIRTLSQIGSRREGQQYLSYFTSVSSQKFAVIKVGGAILTDYIDDLCENIAFLYEVGLYPVIVHGAGPQLNRLLEEAGVEPQFEEGIRVTDGKTLTVARKLFLQENMKLVEKLESLGVRTRPLTTVLTADYLDKEKWNLVGKISSVDKAPVELAISQGYVPILTSMAETTEGQILNVNADVAAAELARALEPLKIVYLSEKGGLFNGETGDKISHINLDEEYDHLMSQSWCRYGTRLKIKEIKELLETLPRSSSVAIIHPSDLQKELFTDSGAGTLIRRGDKIAFSDSIESFPDLAKLKQTLIRDREGMDAEATVDRYIDFLKGTPFKAYYDEPLNCLAIVLPPNENRSHPTLATLTVTKEGWLSNVTENVFHAIKKDHPKLVWTVSEEDENLTWFFDKADGSFSSKGNQLFWYGIDNLQELGVLTDEFNAHGRAMLGDSNLEARLRRAAQTSSRNLNQSSTPAQARGFSTMARRPTWAPAAAALSGKRTFATYTTTNPNPPLGKKNASNDVPSRVALIGARGYTGQALIEMLNAHPNMDLRHVSSRELAGQKLEGYTKREITYENLSPDQVTELEKKGAIDCWVMALPNGVCKPYIEAIADARKSGADHRSVIVDLSADYRFDNTWTYGLPELTGRSEIYKADKISNPGCYATAAQLGIAPLVEHLGGSPSVFGISGYSGAGTKPSPKNDVNLLKDNLMPYSLTDHIHEREISAKLGTDVAFSPHVASWFRGIQATIHIPLNKTITSRDIRQIYQDRYAGEKLVKVIGDSPQVKNIMNKHGVEIGGFAVHSSGKRVVVCATIDNLLKGAATQCLQNMNLALGYAEYEGIPTM from the exons ATGCTCTCCGCAACCTCTGCCGTTTTTCGGGCCGGCGCCCGCCGCGCCGTGCCTCGTGTCGCTCGTCGCCAGAACATCGCCGCCACCCGAGTCAACAACCCCTTCCAGCGCCTCAATGCCATCCGCGCCCTCTCCTCCACCAGCTCCCAGTCCGAGCAGGCCAACCGCGACCGTACCCGCGCCATCATCATCCGCACATTGAGTCAGATCGGCAGCCGCCGCGAGGGCCAGCAATACCTCTCATACTTCACTTCCGTCTCGTCCCAGAAGTTTGCCGTCATCAAGGTCGGCGGTGCCATTCTCACCGACTACATTGATGACCTCTGCGAGAACATTGCCTTCCTCTACGAGGTCGGCCTGTACCCCGTCATTGTCCATGGCGCGGGCCCCCAGCTGAACCGTCTCCTCGAGGAGGCTGGTGTTGAGCCCCAGTTCGAGGAGGGTATCCGCGTCACCGACGGCAAGACCTTGACCGTTGCCCGCAAGCTCTTCCTCCAGGAGAACATGAAGCTCGTCGAGAAGCTCGAGAGCCTCGGCGTCCGCACCCGCCCTCTGACCACCGTCCTCACCGCCGACTACCTCGACAAGGAGAAGTGGAACCTCGTCGGCAAGATCAGCAGCGTCGACAAGGCCCCCGTTGAGCTCGCCATCTCCCAGGGCTACGTCCCTATCCTCACCTCCATGGCCGAGACCACCGAGGGTCAGATCCTCAACGTCAACGCCGATGTCGCTGCGGCTGAGCTGGCCCGCGCATTGGAGCCCTTGAAGATTGTCTACCTCTCCGAGAAGGGCGGTCTGTTCAACGGCGAGACTGGCGACAAGATCTCCCACATCAACCTCGACGAGGAGTACGACCACCTCATGTCTCAATCCTGGTGCCGCTACGGCACTCGCCTCAAGATCAAGGAGATCAAGGAGCTTCTCGAGACCTTGCCCCGCAGTTCCAGCGTCGCCATCATCCACCCCAGCGACCTGCAGAAGGAGTTGTTCACCGACTCCGGCGCGGGTACCCTGATTCGCCGCGGCGACAAGATCGCCTTTTCCGACAGCATCGAATCGTTCCCCGATCTCGCCAAGCTGAAGCAGACCCTCATTCGCGACCGCGAGGGCATGGACGCTGAGGCCACCGTCGACCGTTACATCGACTTCCTCAAGGGCACCCCCTTCAAGGCCTACTACGACGAGCCCTTGAACTGCCTCGCCATCGTTCTGCCCCCCAATGAGAACCGATCCCACCCGACCCTGGCCACCCTCACCGTCACCAAGGAGGGATGGTTGAGCAATGTCACCGAGAACGTGTTCCACGCCATCAAGAAGGACCACCCCAAGCTCGTCTGGACCGTCAGCGAGGAGGATGAGAACCTCACTTGGTTCTTCGACAAGGCCGACGGAAGCTTCTCCAGCAAGGGCAACCAACTCTTCTGGTACGGCATCGACAACCTCCAGGAGCTCGGCGTCTTGACCGACGAGTTCAACGCCCATGGTAGAGCCATGCTGGGCGACTCCAACCTTGAGGCCCGCCTCCGTCGCGCCGCCCAGACTTCGAGCCGCAACCTCAACCAGTCTTCCACCCCCGCTCAGGCCCGTGGCTTCTCAACGATGGCTCGCCGCCCGACATGGGCTCCGGCTGCCGCTGCTCTCTCGGGCAAGCGCACCTTCGCCACctacaccaccaccaacccCAACCCCCCTCTGGGCAAGAAGAACGCCTCCAACGACGTCCCCTCCCGCGTCGCCCTCATCGGTGCCCGTGGTTACACCGGCCAGGCTCTTATTGAGATGCTCAACGCGCACCCCAACATGGACCTCAGACACGTCTCGTCCCGTGAGCTCGCCGGCCAGAAGCTCGAGGGCTACACCAAGCGCGAGATCACCTACGAGAACCTGAGCCCCGACCAGGTCACCGAGCTCGAGAAGAAGGGCGCCATCGACTGCTGGGTCATGGCTCTCCCCAACGGTGTCTGCAAGCCTTACATTGAGGCCATCGCTGATGCCCGCAAGAGCGGTGCCGACCACCGCAGTGTCATTGTCGACCTATCCGCTGACTACCGCTTCGACAACACCTGGACCTACGGTCTGCCCGAGCTGACCGGCCGCTCCGAGATCTACAAGGCTGACAAGATCTCCAACCCCGGTTGCTATGCCACCGCTGCGCAGCTTGGTATTGCGCCCCTCGTCGAGCACCTCGGCGGCTCCCCCTCCGTCTTCGGCATCTCTGGCTACTCAGGCGCCGGCACCAAGCCCTCCCCCAAGAACGACGTCAACCTGCTCAAGGACAACCTCATGCCCTACAGCTTGACTGACCACATCCACGAGCGCGAGATCAGCGCCAAGCTCGGCACCGACGTCGCCTTCTCCCCGCACGTCGCCTCCTGGTTCCGTGGTATCCAGGCCACCATCCACATCCCTCTCAACAAGACCATCACCTCGCGTGACATCCGCCAGATCTACCAGGACCGCTACGCCGGCGAGAAGCTCGTCAAGGTCATTGGCGACTCACCGCAGGTCAAGAACATTATGAACAAGCACGGTGTTGAGATTGGTGGTTTCGCTGTCCACAGCAGCGGCAAGCGCGTCGTCGTTTGCGCTACCATTGACAACCTGCTCAAGGGCGCGGCAACTCAATGTCTTC AGAACATGAACCTCGCCCTCGGCTACGCCGAGTACGAGGGTATTCCCACCATGTAA
- a CDS encoding synaptobrevin, with protein MPEDAPYDPYIPSGQAANTAGTQQQGGAGGNARTQALQAQIDDTVGVMRENINKVSQRGERLDALQDKTDNLAVSAQGFRRGANRVRKQMWWKDVKMRMCLIAGIIILILIIVIPAVVATRK; from the exons ATGCCCGAAGATGCCCCCTACGACCCGTACATCCCCAGCGGCCAGGCTGCCAACACGGCCGGCACGCAACAGCAAGGAGGAGCTGGCGGCAATGCGAGAACCCAGGCCTTGCAAGCT CAAATCGACGACACCGTCGGCGTGATGCGCGAGAACATCAACAAGGTCTCCCAAAGAGGCGAGCGTTTGGATGCTCTGCAAGATAAGACCGACAACCTGGCTGTGTCAGCTCAGGGCTTCCGTCGGGGCGCCAACCGCGTCCGCAAGCAGATGTGGTGGAAGGACGTCAAGATGCGCATGTGCTTGATTGCCGGCATCATCATCCTCATTCTCATCATTGTCATTCCAGCCG TTGTTGCTACTCGCAAGTAA
- a CDS encoding glycosyl hydrolase family 76 — translation MTEDLMSFYDGDKPGKTPGLLPDPYYWWEAGAMMGTMIDYWYYTGDSTWNDVVTQGLLHQVGKFNDYMPENQTRTEGNDDQGFWGLAVMSAAEYGFPNPPDDKPQWLALAQAVFNTQAARWDPDHCAGGLRWQIFQWNNGYDYKNTISQACFFALAGRLAVYTGNSSYSDWAEKTWDWMVNVKFISDDYYVFDGGHIQYNCTNIVPYQWTYNAGGMILGAAAMYNHTGSEVWKNRLDGLVKGADVFFVGEEKNIMQEVACETVELCNLDQQSFKAYLSRWLAAITKWAPHLTDGIMSKIRASSIAAASQCKGGTNGRMCGLKWTENGTWDGMQGVGQQMAALEITLGNLIETSHAPHTADVGGTSQGDPGAGGNDIGRTIPAVSTLPPLGGGDTAGAAILTMVVLGLLIVGVIFMMLDETSKKPMKERFFDFRSALLGGGGLAALSTRRKNEEMNEKGKGIDNDASSDGDSSRENGILSPLPTKGYTMSSHQGLPQRGSVLSHMSGTTAVTDPPPGIPMVREKRLSRKSRNPALRNSIASQRSARIE, via the exons ATGACCGAAGATCTCATGTCGTTCTACGACGGAGACAAACCTGGCAAGACCCCAGGTCTTCTCCCCGATCCATACTACT GGTGGGAGGCCGGCGCGATGATGGGCACCATGATCGATTACTGGTACTACACAGGTGACAGCACTTGGAACGACGTTGTCACTCAGGGTCTCCTCCACCAAGTTGGCAAATTCAACGATTACATGCCAGAGAATCAGACACGAACCGAAGGAAACGACGATCAAGGATTTTGGGGGCTCGCAGTCATGTCTGCCGCCGAGTATGGGTTCCCCAACCCCCCGGACGACAAGCCACAATGGCTTGCACTGGCACAGGCCGTATTTAACACCCAGGCCGCGCGGTGGGATCCTGACCATTGTGCAGGAGGTCTTCGATGGCAGATCTTTCAGTGGAATAACGGCTACGACTACAAGAACACCATTTCCCAAGCTTGCTTCTTCGCCCTTGCCGGACGCCTGGCTGTGTACACCGGCAACTCGTCGTACTCCGACTGGGCAGAGAAGACCTGGGATTGGATGGTCAACGTCAAGTTCATTTCCGACGACTACTATGTCTTCGACGGCGGTCACATTCAGTACAACTGCACCAACATCGTACCATATCAATGGACCTACAATGCTGGCGGCATGATCCTCGGCGCTGCTGCCATGTACAACCACACTGGCAGCGAGGTGTGGAAGAACCGACTCGACGGGCTGGTCAAGGGCGCAGATGTTTTCTTTGTTGGCGAGGAGAAGAACATCATGCAAGAGGTAGCATGCGAGACGGTTGAACTCTGCAACCTCGACCAGCAGTCCTTCAAGGCATACCTCAGCCGCTGGCTGGCGGCCATCACTAAATGGGCCCCGCACTTGACTGATGGCATCATGTCCAAGATCCGCGCTTCATCTATCGCGGCTGCATCGCAGTGCAAAGGCGGTACGAACGGACGCATGTGTGGGTTGAAGTGGACCGAAAACGGGACTTGGGACGGAATGCAGGGTGTCGGACAACAGATGGCCGCGCTTGAAATCACGCTTGGCAACCTCATCGAAACTTCTCATGCACCTCATACTGCAGACGTTGGCGGCACCTCTCAGGGCGATCCTGGAGCCGGAGGTAATGACATCGGTCGGACGATCCCCGCGGTCTCGACCTTGCCACCATTAGGCGGCGGCGATACGGCAGGTGCAGCAATCCTGACGATGGTTGTGCTTGGTCTCCTGATTGTGGGTGTCATTTTCATGATGCTGGATGAGACGTCCAAAAAGCCCATGAAGGAGCGGTTCTTCGATTTCCGTTCCGCGCTTCTTGGTGGCGGTGGCCTCGCTGCACTAAGCACCAGGCGAAAGAATGAAGAGATGAATGAGAAGGGCAAGGGAATCGATAATGATGCATCGAGCGACGGTGACAGTTCGCGTGAAAACGGAATACTGTCCCCCTTACCAACGAAAGGATACACAATGAGCAGCCACCAAGGCCTGCCACAACGAGGAAGTGTGCTCTCTCATATGAGCGGGACAACGGCAGTCACGGATCCGCCTCCAGGAATTCCCATGGTCCGAGAGAAGAGGCTGAGCAGGAAGAGCCGGAACCCAGCACTGCGCAACAGCATTGCGTCACAACGATCGGCTCGAATTGAGTAG
- a CDS encoding cytochrome P450 codes for MLHHSADLRILSGRTHMGWGMSLLETLVYKICDSGQPTGLLRTETEIQTNWVRSFIWKRETLGDISYSKGLRGTRAIDTRPGPSPHLAILESIEPALGSYILWTLAEKYFTWSHSSHLTANHALASPLLATLLALPALILYKKACYLFKMKALRCAPAPTYPHKDPILGTDWIRASLARQKEHKLLEWWQDLFGALGNTWWVKTPGGWVLMTSEPENLKAILATSFEAFPIIGPRREAVLPILGEDAIFSANGEVWHGARAMMRPSFVRNQIADLNCFERHVGDLIGNIPKDGGTVDLQALLYMMTMDSATDFMFGHSTNMLTTPSPEARDFTSTFEYITTRSAIRSRLGLLTFLDNDKKWDEGLKKIHGFCDNYIRNIREADPEKKQDPERGYVFLNEMIGKPGMTPDYIRAQLLSMILAGRDTTASTLSALFWILARRGDVVRRLRGEVEALEGRRPTWEEMKDMKYLNNVLKEILRLYPTVASMSRGTGRDTTLPVGGGPDGKSPIFIPKGTAVRWSLFCLHRRKDLYGEDADEFRPERWEEMRPSWDYLPFSGGPRICIGQQFALTQMSYFVVRILQTFKDIQPRDERPMLQTVGITTKLPNDRMLQRKLSSMKKLDAPMDSFLKVSRLYITLEILLTCSSDPTQRLSPNPILIDFILIILLFESWKNTTFTSTIVRLLNPVKDLAAPKAPEERQRGMQVSRLHPTTPAMQPKTGNDASRTASTPDTTNTTNLHDTPADWTHR; via the exons ATGTTACATCATTCTGCGGACTTGCGTATCCTCTCTGGACGCACGCACATGGGATGGGGCATGTCTCTGTTGGAGACTTTGGTGTATAAGATATGCGACTCTGGCCAGCCTAC TGGACTACTCCGTACCGAAACCGAAATCCAAACAAACTGGGTCCGTTCTTTCATTTGGAAGAGGGAAACCCTGGGCGACATA TCCTACTCCAAAGGGTTGAGGGGTACCAGAGCTATAGATACAAGACCAGGACCTTCACCTCACCTCGCCATCTTGGAGTCGATTGAAC CCGCCCTCGGGTCCTACATCCTCTGGACGCTGGCCGAGAAATACTTCACCTGGTCACACAGCTCTCACCTCACAGCAAACCACGCCCTCGCCAGCCCGCTCCTCGCAACGCTCCTCGCCCTCCCAGCCCTCATCTTATACAAAAAAGCATGCTACCTCTTCAAAATGAAGGCCCTCCGCTGCGCTCCCGCGCCCACGTACCCGCACAAGGACCCGATCCTCGGCACCGACTGGATCCGCGCCTCGCTCGCCCGGCAAAAGGAGCACAAGCTCCTTGAGTGGTGGCAGGACCTCTTTGGCGCGCTGGGGAACACGTGGTGGGTCAAGACGCCGGGCGGGTGGGTGCTCATGACGAGCGAGCCGGAGAATCTAAAGGCGATTCTGGCGACGTCGTTTGAGGCGTTTCCTATCATTGGGCCGAGAAGGGAGGCGGTGCTGCCGATTTTGGGGGAGGATGCGATTTTCTCGGCTAACGGGGAGGTGTGGCATGGTGCTAGGGCGATGATGAGGCCTAGTTTTGTGAGGAATCAGATTGCGGATTTGAATTGTTTTGAGAGGCATGTTGGGGATCTTATTGGGAATATTCCAAAGGATGGGGGCACGGTGGATTTGCAGGCGTTGTTGTACATGATGACGATGGACTCGGCAACTGATTTTAT GTTCGGGCATTCCACCAACATGCTCACGACGCCGTCGCCAGAAGCCCGCGACTTCACCTCGACATTCGAATACATCACCACCCGCTCCGCCATCCGCTCCCGCCTCGGCCTGCTCACCTTCCTCGACAACGACAAGAAGTGGGATGAAGGCCTGAAGAAGATCCACGGCTTTTGCGACAACTACATTCGCAACATCAGGGAGGCCGACCCGGAGAAGAAGCAGGATCCCGAAAGGGGCTACGTGTTCCTCAACGAGATGATCGGGAAGCCCGGCATGACACCCGACTACATCCGCGCGCAGCTGCTCTCCATGATCCTCGCGGGGCGGGATACCACGGCGTCGACCCTGTCTGCGCTGTTCTGGATCCTGGCGAGGAGGGGGGATGTTGTGAGGAGGTTGAGGGGCGAGGTGGAGGCGTTGGAGGGGAGGAGGCCTACGTGGGAGGAGATGAAGGATATGAAGTACCTGAACAACGTGCTCAAGGAAA TCTTGAGATTGTACCCGACTGTTGCGAGCATGTCGCGCGGCACAGGACGGGATACGACGCTACCTGTAGGCGGAGGACCCGATGGGAAGTCGCCAATCTTCATCCCGAAAGGCACGGCCGTGCGGTGGTCTCTGTTCTGTCTTCACCGAAGGAAGGATCTGTATGGCGAGGACGCTGATGAATTCCGACCCGAGCGCTGGGAGGAGATGCGGCCGTC ATGGGATTATCTCCCTTTCTCTGGCGGCCCGCGTATTTGCATTGGGCAGCAGTTCGCGCTGACGCAGATGAGTTATTTTGTGGTGAGGATCTTGCAGACTTTCAAAGACATTCAACCGAGGGATGAGAGGCCCATGTTGCAGACTGTGGGTATCACAACGAAGCTGCCCAACGAC AGGATGCTGCAGAGAAAGCTCTCTTCAATGAAGAAACTTGACGCGCCGATGGATTCATTTCTCAAAGTATCACGTCTGTATAT TACACTCGAAATTCTACTCACCTGTTCTTCAGATCCGACCCAACGTCTATCACCAAATCCCATTCTTATTGATTTCATTTTAATCATTTTGCTGTTTGAAAGTTG GAAGAACACCACATTCACATCGACTATTGTGCGACTCCTCAAC CCTGTCAAAGATCTTGCAGCACCAAAAGCCCCCGAAGAGCGACAGCGCGGCATGCAGGTATCCCGCCTGCATCCCACAACCCCGGCAATGCAGCCAAAGACTGGAAATGATGCGTCGCGCACTGCTTCGACCCCAGATACCACGAATACCACCAACCTGCACGATACACCCGCAGATTGGACGCACCGGTGA
- a CDS encoding PrBiP → VSLACEVRSNWDASSTLSLSTKRRSLPKPRQPYFLYKKNRFSAACSVKAELASWLSYKKGQVTIASIAEGLTEMPPSSKRHRAIGFGLLGVLILSLSLACSGASAFEVNDWEDACKPGFMSISLGPSYASVGKIQRGARRIPLDGQSFTIMGSDELAHHAQSDPSLSSALFNSSVLICDAAEPEYFLHQVIKHPIPQVNSSNPHEVHIFKDSVIEALSALKQVAEAWTLGPIEQAVVTVPQYFTREERDAITEVGDSIGIEVLRIMNAPTAAAIGLGIDKLDDEFHFIVYDLGRETFEVSLFEVDAGVFEGLASVSDHQIGKEVGGLMYQKQLRGSSVFDATEMETLEKTLPLLGRVIERANLSNNDISKVLIVGGYTEPAQLRSMVKAFFGTGASAIFDYPGSLRLIPDTWDYDEVVTFGAAVFAENVCGHGRYDELVGTFEVNPRSVLLEIIGGEAHRVFQRYTILPSTRAMTFTTTVDGQTRIVVPVFQGELPDASKDDEVLVLRLDCIPLAPRGTQTIQVVLEADVDTADDAYRILLKASAHLVGGREQCSYSAFGVLHDFGAVDALTGEEIELEAAYVYGGVEPGRPGICINPQSGIDHHYVAAAE, encoded by the exons GTCTCCCTAGCATGTGAggtcaggtcaaactggGATGCGAGCTCGACTCTTAGCTTGAGCACCAAGAGACGTAGCCTACCGAA GCCACGACAGCCGTACTTCCTGTACAAAAAGAACAGGTTTTCCGCCGCATGCTCAGTAAAAGCTGAGCTGGCCTCATGGTTATCCTACAAGAAGGGCCAGGTCACCATCGCCTCCATTGCCGAAGGC CTGACCGAGATGCCGCCTTCCTCAAAAAGACATAGAGCCATAGGCTTTGGTCTACTCGGTGTTTTGATCTTGTCATTATCGCTAGCATGCTCTGGTGCATCTGCATTCGAGGTCAATGACTGGGAGGATGCGTGTAAGCCTGGCTTCATGTCTATC AGCCTCGGACCTTCGTATGCGAGCGTGGGCAAGATACAACGCGGTGCCAGGAGGATACCGCTTGATGGCCAGA GTTTCACGATCATGGGGTCGGATGAATTGGCACATCATGCACAAAGTGATCCAAGTCTTTCAAGTGCTCTATTCAATTCCAG TGTTTTGATTTGCGATGCCGCCGAACCCGAGTACTTCTTACATCAGGTCATCAAGCACCCGATCCCTCAAGTAAATTCAAGCAATCCTCACGAAGTTCACATTTTCAAAGACTCGGTAATCGAAGCCCTCTCGGCACTCAAACAGGTGGCCGAAGCCTGGACACTTGGACCCATTGAACAGGCAGTCGTGACTGTACCGCAATATTTCACCAGGGAAGAACGCGATGCCATCACGGAGGTTGGGGATTCCATTGGAATAGAAGTCCTTCGCATCATGAACGCGCCTACCGCCGCTGCTATTGGACTCGGCATAGACAAGCTCGATGACGAATTCCACTTCATTGTGTATGACCTAGGGAGAGAAACCTTCGAGGTATCTTTGTTCGAGGTTGATGCAGGTGTGTTTGAAGGTCTGGCCAGTGTCAGTGATCACCAGATTGGCAAAGAGGTGGGCGGATTGATGTATCAAAAGCAGCTGAGAGGGAGCTCGGTATTCGACGCAACTGAGATGGAGACACTCGAGAAGACACTACCCCTTCTGGGTCGGGTTATCGAACGCGCGAATCTTTCTAACAACGACATTTCAAAAGTCCTTATTGTGGGAGGCTACACCGAACCGGCACAGTTAAGATCCATGGTAAAGGCCTTCTTCGGTACCGGAGCCTCTGCGATCTTCGATTACCCGGGAAGTCTCCGTTTGATACCAGACACGTGGGACTACGACGAAGTTGTCACGTTTGGCGCGGCTGTCTTTGCCGAGAATGTCTGTGGACACGGAAGATACGACGAACTAGTCGGTACGTTTGAGGTGAATCCACGATCTGTCCTTCTCGAGATCATCGGAGGCGAGGCGCATCGGGTGTTTCAGCGGTACACAATACTCCCGAGTACTCGGGCCATGACCTTCACCACGACAGTGGACGGACAGACGAGGATCGTCGTACCAGTCTTCCAGGGCGAGCTGCCAGATGCGAGTAAAGACGACGAAGTACTTGTTCTCAGGTTGGACTGCATCCCGCTAGCGCCTCGTGGAACTCAGACTATCCAAGTGGTTTTAGAGGCAGACGTTGACACGGCGGATGATGCGTACAGGATCTTGCTCAAAGCGTCAGCGCATCTCGTAGGTGGGAGAGAGCAGTGCTCGTACAGCGCTTTCGGGGTTCTCCATGACTTTGGTGCAGTTGATGCACTCACTGGCGAAGAAATTGAGCTTGAAGCAGCGTATGTCTATGGAGGAGTCGAGCCCGGGCGGCCTGGTATCTGCATCAATCCTCAAAGCGGTATTGACCATCACTACGTGGCGGCAGCTGAATAA
- a CDS encoding cytochrome P450, with the protein MLVAELVQGLVHEATHRPTEFLAKFLGVAVLVYFIANEVVRSKARLPAWHGPKGLPVIGNLHQLGGNASQVYKDWAKEFGAVYQVQLGNLPVLVVNTAAAAKVMFGNNSQATASRPELYTFHKIVANTAGTTIGTSPYNESLKRRRKGAASALNRPSIETYIPHLDLETRDFLKDALNYGKAGKVTIDPLPLVQRLSLSLAVTLNWGMRFPSHDDGLFKEITTVEGEISRTRSVTDNMQDYIPLLRYNPFSAGKRHAVEMRIRRDKYLSKLNGDLEEKIRNGTHEPCIQANVMLDEEAKLNNVELTSISLTMLSAGFETFTAVSTWGIGFLATHPEIQQKAFEAIRKTYDEGSPLCDAHDDQTIPYLRALVRECLRFFTVLRLSLPRATNKEFMYEGKLVPKGTVVFLNSWACNMDGDLWHDPEVFRPERWLENPEAPMFTYGMGYRMCAGTMLANRELYITFLRMLASFELSSTDKIDTDPITGAADLTNLIITPGSYKVTFTPRNESALRAALETEVEH; encoded by the exons ATGCTCGTCGCAGAACTCGTACAAGGCCTCGTCCACGAGGCAACCCACCGACCGACCGAGTTCCTCGCCAAATTTCTGGGGGTCGCGGTATTGGTTTACTTCATCGCAAACGAAGTCGTCAGATCGAAAGCTCGTCTACCCGCTTGGCATGGCCCAAAGGGACTTCCCGTTATAGGGAATCTGCACCAGCTTGGCGGTAATGCCTCGCAGGTGTACAAGGACTGGGCAAAGGAGTTTGGTGCCGTTTATCAGGTCCAGCTGGGCAACCTCCCTGTTTTGGTTGTGAACACTGCTGCTGCGGCCAAGGTTATGTTTGGAAACAACTCGCAAGCAACTGCCTCACGACCGGAGCTCTACACCTTCCACAAG ATCGTTGCCAATACTGCTGGCACCACAATTGGTACATCTCCCTACAATGAGTCCCTCAAGAGGAGGAGAAAGGGTGCAGCATCCGCTCTCAACCGCCCATCCATTGAGACTTACATCCCCCACCTGGACCTCGAGACAAGAGACTTCCTCAAGGACGCTCTGAACTACGGCAAGGCAGGCAAAGTCACCATCGACCCGCTTCCCCTCGTCCAGAGACTCAGCTTGTCACTGGCAGTCACGCTGAACTGGGGCATGCGATTCCCTAGCCACGACGACGGACTGTTCAAGGAAATCACGACGGTCGAGGGCGAGATCAGCCGCACGAGGAGCGTCACGGACAACATGCAGGACTACATCCCCCTCCTCCGATACAACCCCTTCTCGGCCGGGAAGCGCCACGCCGTGGAGATGAGAATCCGCCGCGACAAGTACCTGTCTAAGCTCAACGGCGACCTGGAGGAGAAGATCCGCAACGGAACGCATGAGCCGTGCATCCAGGCCAACGTTATGCTCGATGAGGAGGCCAAGCTTAACAACGTCGAGTTGACATCGATCAGTCTCACTATGCTTTCTGCCGGCTTCGAGACGTTTACTGCAGTATCGACCTGGGGTATTGGGTTCTTGGCGACGCACCCCGAGATTCAGCAAAAGGCTTTTGAGGCGATTAGAAAGACGTACGATGAGGGAAGCCCGTTGTGTGATGCGCATGATGACCAGACTATTCCCTACCTCCGCGCTTTGGTTCGCGAATGCTTGAG ATTCTTCACTGTCCTTCGCCTCTCACTGCCTCGTGCCACGAACAAGGAGTTCATGTACGAAGGCAAGCTGGTTCCCAAGGGCACCGTAGTCTTCTTGAACTCTTGGGCTTGCAACATGG ATGGCGATCTCTGGCACGACCCCGAAGTCTTCCGCCCCGAGCGCTGGCTGGAGAACCCCGAAGCACCCATGTTCACCTACGGCATGGGCTACCGCATGTGTGCCGGAACCATGCTGGCTAACCGCGAACTGTACATCACCTTCCTCCGCATGCTGGCCAGCTTTGAGCTGTCGTCAACGGACAAGATCGACACCGATCCCATCACCGGCGCTGCTGATTTGACCAACCTGATTATCACCCCAGGCTCCTACAAGGTCACCTTCACCCCCCGCAACGAGTCAGCCCTGAGAGCCGCCCTGGAGACTGAGGTCGAGCACTGA